The Ornithodoros turicata isolate Travis unplaced genomic scaffold, ASM3712646v1 ctg00000958.1, whole genome shotgun sequence nucleotide sequence TATCGTGTTCGACCTCGTTTGGCTTGATTCCAATGTGTTCAAGATCCCAAAATCGCTGAAGTTCTACAGATGTTTCGTTTTCGGTGCTTTCCACCGTAACCCGTAACACCCCTACACCGGTGTTGAAGCAGGAAGACGATGACGTATTAGGCCCTTGAACTGTCCAACCGAATATAGTGTTGACGGCAAAGAGCTTCTCCGAAATACGTTGGGATTCGCCCGTCACGACCGCCCAGTAATAGTCCGAACCAATCAGTATCTGGACTTCGGGTTTACAGGTTGTGCCAAGTACCGCGGCGTCGGCTACTTCCATACCTTTCTCGTTCAGTACCCTCGTGACGTTGGCGTCAGGAGAAGGCATAAGGTTCGCGGAGATCTCGGGCGTTTCCAACGCTTCGACGCATGTGTCCTGGCGCCTGTACTGGCTGCGAAGCCAGACCTTCACACGACGACACGTCTTTTTGAGCGGAGTACAACCGAAAGAGAATATGGACAGAGCTTCTTCCCCGACGGGTTCGCATTGAAGTTCGTGAGACAGTGATTCCTTTATGAACGTCCGTTGACTGCCTCCATCCAGCATGGCTCGTACAAATTGTCTCTTCCTATCTGTTTCCGCCCAAATGCGAGCAGTTTGGAGAAGAACAGGTCCAGTGGCCGCAGCTGCGTCGGATGTCGACAGCGCAGACGAAGCCATGACCCCGAGGCGTGCAGGGTTGGGGTCTTCCGCTGCTCTATAATTTCCTGGACGATCACACAGTATCGTGAAATGATGTCCGCCACAGGTTGCGCATCTTAAGTGTGGAGCAGTTCGACAATCACGTGACCTGTGATATTTTTTGCCGCATTTGAAGCAACGGCCCTCCCGACTAAGTAGGGCTTTCTTGTCACCCACCGAAAGATTGCTGCGGCAGTTTTCTATGCCGTGGTCTGCAGCCTTGCACAGCAGACATTCTAGCTGCTGTGGCGTCACTCCTGTGGTGAGTGCACCTGTCGTTTGTCGTTCGAACAGCCGCCTACCATCTCTTGGTGCAGTTCTGGAGTGCGGTTCGTCAAGATTCATAGCGCGATTCCTCTGCATGTCTGGGAGCAACGTGTCCTTCTCTCTGCTTTCCACTTCGACTTTCAGGAAGTCCATAAAGTCCTCTACTTCGGTCCTACCTTCGCTAGGAGCTCCTTTGTGCTTGCGATTGTACTCCAGGGTGACCTCTCTTGGCACAGCCTTGCGTAAGACGCTCATCAGCATGATCCCATACTCTTTTGTGCCGACATCCAGAGCTTGTAGACTTCGTACCCTCACTTGGACCTCGTCGTATAGCTCACGTAGCCGTACGAACTTCCCTGCGTCAACCACAGGTGGAAGATGCAGTAAGCGGTTTAGATGCTCCTCGACGATCAGGTGTCGTTGATTGAAGCGTTGCTTCAAGAGATCTATTGCAGTGTCGTAGTTTTCATTCGTAAGTGAGAGTCCACTGATAGCTGCTGCAGCCTTGCCCGTAAGATAGCTCTGCAGGTACCTGAATTTGTCGACTTTGTGCAGAGATTCGTTTGTGTGGATGCTGGACTGAAACTGGTCCCAGAACGTCGTCCACTCGGCTAAGTCTCCGCTGAACTTCGAAATTTCGATCTTCGGCAGTCTCACCCTACAGGCGGCAGCGTTCTGCATCGGCTGTACGTGTGGAACTCTGGAGGGAGACGAGTCTGTCCGCGGTAGCTGTCTGTTGTACGTTCTCAGTTTCTGAGTGATCTGGGACTTCGCAGTGCATATCTTCTCCTCATAAGAGAGAACGCCTTGGACTTCCTGTTCGAAGGCCTCCTCCGGCACGGACTCCTCTATGTTCTGGTCTAGAGTCTGCAACATTTCTTCCTTGGACTTCAAGATGTCCAGCTTTGTGGACAGCACGTCGGCGGCTGGGGCCGTTGTCTGCAGCAGTAGGTCAATTTCGTTGATGAGCTTCGTGATCGCCGCGCGTAGAACACCGCGTTTCTGCTTCACACGGTCCATCCCAGCTGCTGTCTATTCCACCTCCGTCGTTGTAAGTTCCCGGGTTCCGGCACCAAGATTTGTGTTGAGGAACTCGTAGGCCCAGGAATTCGGAGCGGGAGGCAGACGTACTTGTCCAGACGCTTTATTCCAAAAGCCAGCTCGATACAGCAAGTAACACGCGCTACTATCGCGCGCTACATCGTCCTTGTAGCCaaaaccaaaccgaaaccaaaacccaACCAACAGTACCGCATATTTCACAACAAATAGAGACCCACGTTTGCACTGCAGAGCTTACACTATTCGTGTACAATTGCTGCCATGCACACACCTTCTGTTCAACCTCCCCAGTTGCAATGTGCTTGtcgaatggaccttttccacaTTCGCGTTGTGTCCAAACAGCTCTCCAGCCAATGATGGAAAGTACTTTAACGGGGTTAAGAAGCCAAATACAACCCACTAAATGTATGGCATCATTtcataagtagagcctgaagttttagggttttacccgattcttccccgaatttgcacctagaattgaaggttgcctctttagggtgaaacccgatttttacctggcaaattgccttcACCGGGAtatgtaggaatgcactaatttacttgtttggcagaaaaattcagttacatcaccgtttgtaccataCCAGTACAGTTAGCTTGAGTAACTGAGCACAATTTCTCCCGGAATTTAGCatgctggaagttttttcacccgaattcgcatgaatttagagaccgtgtttatttacccgatttttaccccctgaatttagaaaaaaatatttcccgaaaacttgagGCTCTATTCATCAGTTGTAGTCCATGCAGCTGACACGCAAAGTCCCACATTCATCACTTGAACAGTTTGTTTTTACTATTGGATTTTTAAAACTGCATTTTTGTCAAGTCACCGTCGACGGTGGCGCCGAACCATGCTGGAGACATTGACAGACGAACAGGGAGTGATGCTTTAGGTGTGCACGCTTGCTCAGAGTTCCGAGTATCACTGTGTCGAAACCGGTCCGGGGTCCGTCCTTACAACAGTTTACGTCATCATGGAAACAAAAAAGAATGCGCTTCCTTTCTCGAACATGAGAAGTCATTCCAATGACGGTTGAGGAGGTTAAGAGTAGAGAGCGACGGAGGAGTTTGCTTGGCGCGCTACCTTTGGATTGCAATAGCTTCGTAACGCGGGATCGCAGAGCCATAGTGTTTCGATGGGCATGTTCGGTacacatacaacaacaacaacaactttattgcgagatggtgaatggggagtttcatcaccaggggcgatactctaccccattgctggtggtgacgcGGGGACTTCTTCAAAAGATTGGAAATGGTTTCAGAAACCCTTTAAGTACCGAGTACTCGAGTAGTACTTCAAGCACATTTCTGAGCACTTGTACTTGTGTGCGTTCTACGGTACTTAAAAGTACcttttgtggcggcccgtgtgtgatgacgaagacgtgcctctgctgccacgcgctacggctctggcacggcagttctaccggcaccgtcctagtgtgaggccacgtccatctgcccgctgggacattccatcatcgccggtcaggactcatgtagaggaactccaccgtcctctacatttggtgacccgaacaacgaacaccatgttcggcataattcggccaagcaccatcccaaattactgcaagcccacctccgaaggtacggtgcaacgttctaccgaggaaccgctaggcgacgacgtcaattcaccgcggctccactcatcgcaacgcccgaccgcgccacaccatggtcctacccaccttacccatctacccagatcacgtcgccatggtctcgcactctgcgtcacgtcgccacacgcttcacgatggcactcctcgggctaccaccagcggcaccttcacgagcatcacgctcccataccggtcgcggtacgccgctgtcgaccgccccacacgcatctgctacgcttgcggtccaagaaccctgcccgcctcgccttcccaccaggcttccatacaagacactggcagctcgtccagatgcggtcaagaggctccgggaccaacgttccaccggggacacgcacggaggccacagtgagttttactcccggtctccccgtgcttcacgatggtcctccccgcggtctccttggcgacaacacttcgagcccagcgctcacgaaccggtcgcggttctgtcgctccATCCTGCATTACGTTCTGCCTACCTGCCTACTCTGCTCTCCACttcggcccgcccctggaaccctcccggccagctcttgtccgcaccgttcatcccgccacttctgcccactcagcACAACATgcaagaccagccgtccctgttccacctgtcgcccgtcttcctcctcttcatgtatcgacgcggaccccaaccgctagctctacaccgctccgcgtctgagggggggagtgatgtggcggcccgtgtgtgatgacgaagacgtgcctctgctgccacgcgctacggctctggcacggcagttctaccggcaccgtcctagtgtgaggccacgtccatctgcccgctgggacattccatcattgccggtcaggactcatgtagaggaactccaccgtcctctacacTTTCTTTCTAGAACTTTCCCAcgaagtactcaagtacccaaacttcaACTCTGGACAAAAATCACCAAAGTACCAAAAATGATTTGTGCTTTTAAATAGCATCTCTGAAGAAgaaaatttattgttgagaggcttgaaatgttggcAGAGAACTAGTGCTTTTATGTTGATGTGAAAGGAACAGAATGctgttaccagtggtgtgaggatacACAAACTAGTCTTTTGTTTTGGAATTAAGTAAGTCAAATTAAGAGTccgtttttttaattataacgATTAGAGCCAAAGAAAGTTGTAGAGCCAAAGACAGACTTTCGggataaaaaaaagcaaaaaacgcGAAGAACAGCGGATCACAGCACTCTCAAGCAGCCACAGCGCGAAGTCACaattctcattgacattttggcttgaCATTGTCTCCTCCGCAACAGGTCTCGCATCAGTTTTATGCAAGCTCGAAAGTTTGTGTTGGGAGGTAGGCAAAAAAAGTATCAGTTAGAGGTACTGGAGGTACTAAGTTGCAGTCATCATGCAGTTTTCATGTTGTTGTATAGCCCGCTACGACTCCCTCTTTCacattttggctctaatccttATAATTGAAAAAGCTGGCTACTTTTATTTACTTAAGTAATTACAAACAAAAATACTAGTTTGAGTATCTTTACACCACTGGTAACAGTATCTTTttggtatgtttttttttagaactttggctcattttttGTAGAACACCTGTATTTCACTATGTGCCATTGGACAACATGATCAAGTAAAGTAACTTTCTgagagaaaaacaagctttcaTTTTTAATTGGCCACATGGATTTCATTGCTGCAGATAGTCATACAAAAAATGAAGACGAAAAAAAGAAGCTCCATCCTTTTTTATTTCCTTCGTGTTCTTTTTAAAAATAAGTTGTACTTCAGAAAGCAGCAAGGGAATGCTCAAGAAATGTATAATATCTGTTGGCCTGTGCTCTTTTTCTCCTTGAAATATCCTTGCCCATTATACTCTAATATTGCCGGAACACCAAACTAGGCGGGTGATGTTTGATCGGTCAGTGTATCGTACTATTTtgcacagcacagctgactgccTCTGTACTACACGTACATATTACGTCATCTGATTGAGTTCATATTCATGGGTGAGCACTTAACCAGGAAGGCTTCATAGCTTCATATGGTACTTGCCAAGAATGTTGCGAAAGCTTTGCTCAAAAAGCAAGACGTAACTACCAAGCAGCGAAACGCAAAGTTTTACACATTAAGTTGGCAGTGTGCTTGATGAGTACTAGAAGTACATATTTGTGATGGACCACCTCtcatggcatagtggttaggatgatcgcttttcaTGCAGAGACTGGGAAGtgacgtgggttcgaatcccgcccACACATgcagtgctgtctggggttttccgtGGGTTTTCGGGCACAcattcctgacgaatgtcggcacagttccctctgaagtctgcccgggacgcataccaactccccctgtgccccactccttcctgctgtcctctctctgtctgtatgccggtcatagccacagttataCTTCGCAGCACTAACacagaataataaaaaaattacaatGGGGTACATTGTACTGTACCTGAGGTAAATGTCACCATGTACACAGTTTTTAGCTACTTTGCTGCTTGTTGATCCCAAGATCGCTCGGTTAAACCCGGCCTATAGGATGGAGGCGGAAGAGTACAAGTTGTCCAGACATGCCGTCTTCCGccagggacgttaaatgtggtgtttcgtgtgcacgacctactagattatagcggcCATGTCataatacgctctgcaagtaaccgagcgttctgcgcatatctcctctcccgattactccactcgggaagccccattggctacggcgccGCACTCCCTCTTCcttctcactgcctcctctcatgcgcagagacgcacttgcacccGTCCGCACAATcagctaggggcgctactcctccgtccgcgagatctgcatcatgattggatgATGGAAAttggaattttgaacgcgcagaagcggacgcacgattgccgtagcagacgatatCAACagtatgaaaacgcgtagaataatgatgataatcaactttagaaagaagaatctctcgtgggacatccaccgcttgtaccgGACCGATGAGTATAGCCAGCGCCTCCTCTGTTACTCAATGCCTCTCCATTTGGTCAGAGCTGCCGTACTGCGCATGCGTATTAGTTCACGTTCTCTCGTTTGACGGCGCCACTACCCTACACCCAGGTCTGACGCGCGCTGACGTCACCTGCCGCACATGTTCGTGTTTTGATGTTTTCTTTGTAATCACTCGCAAGAAAGTGCTTGCTGCACACAACGGAACAGTTGAAAGTAATGTTCGGCTCCCAATCTTTCCTCGCTATCAGTTTCTACCACTTCTTTCGTAACGCGAGATCCGCAGGCACCTCGTGAAACGATACCCCTTGCTCCTTTTTCTTGGTCCCAGAAGTAAAAAAATGGCAGAAGGCAGTACGCAGTACTGCATTTTTCGAAACGTTCGAAACCGCGCTTATCGAAATCAGACAAGagcgcatagcagacgacaaggggTATAGGGAAGTGGCGCCCTCTACGTGCCCTCCGCGGGAAATGGAAGCGACTCGGCGCATCTGCAAATGGACAGGCACTGCTCTGGAGGAGGCACTGGtatagcgccaccgctagcctctaAATGCGGCGCTGGAAAGGGGTCCGTATGACGTCCTCGCTATAACCCGGTAGGTCGTgaccgtgtgtcgagatttcggcgtcCGTTAAAGGACGCTCAGCACAccaaaattaatccacacacccgaccactgtggcgtcactcatgatcgcagttgtctcgtgacgtaaaccccAAATTATTAGGTATACTGGGTGCATTAACTAAGCGCCTCGGAGGTGCGAGTTGTTTCGGACTCCACTCACTGAAAGCGCCACTCGCGCACCCGAGAGTGCCCGAGAGAGTGAGATTCCTTTTCAAGTTCCCGTTTGAAATGGGTGCATGGCTGCATTTGTCGATTCTTGTGTATACCCTATAATAATCCTTAGGGATACCAAGTGGATGTGTACGGTACTTACTACTACTTTTACTTGCGCAAATTTTCAACGGTTTGGGTTTAATAAATTCAACACCTTTAATAATGCATGCCTTCGTTCAGAAAATCGATTTTAATTGTTCGTTTCTTGCATTTACCATAACGAACAACGCGGCGTtttacaaagtaaaaaaaaaaaaaaaatgaaagcttACAGGACGGGTATATCTAcgaattttttttaatggcacCACAGGCGCATCTCCTTCGAAATAGAAAACATACTATGTATATTACTTGTTTTGTGAAAGGCGACGTGTCTAACGATTAATTGAATTACGTACACAAACACGGAAGTGAGGAATTGATTCTAGGATTAACTCGCAATCAATACAATATCTTCGCGTTTCTTACTGCTTGTACTGATTTTGGTATGAGACATTTCGTAGGTCCACCAAAAAGCATTCCCGCGGAGTGTTACGTCAACGcggtttttctctctctcgggAGATATGCTCCGTGTGACATCCCACCCCGGACCTAATTTGGACAATCCTGGAAGCAGCCGCAAGAGACGTACCACGAACATCTATTCCTGGATGTGGACATTGGGAcctatttcggacgtccacaggagaTAGTGTTCCCTTTGGGCTACCACCCCATTCTTTTCGGTAATTCGGTTTTGACAAGACTCAGAGTAAGGATCGATGTCCTATGTTGTCCAAAAAGGTTTGTAGAGGTTTTAGGCTAGTGCGTTGATAGACTGGATTTGACCATGGGCCATGTAATGTTGCTCTAGTTAGAGGGTGAAGTTCTAGTATCTGGTTTAACTGTACGATCGTAAAAGGTTGGTAGCCCGGCCAAAGGAGAAATATACCTTTCTGGATCACCACAGCGACGACACCAACGCGAATTGGTAGCCTCGTTCCTGCCCAGTTTGGTGTAACATATGGAAGAGTAGCCAGATAACAAAATTCGCACGTAGAAACATTTTTAGCTCAGGTCGCCAAAATGTAGCCAACCAGGCATATCTTTTATAACCCAAAAAAGTAGCCAATGGTCCACGACGTTTACCTTTGCTTTTTCACCTCGCATCTCGTGGCGAGTTTGACTGACCAACGGCCTGAAGTGTTTCTGAGCGCTGCTCATTGAGGCACGTTCCTAGTACTGATCAAGTCCCACCGGTTGTAGGCAACTTTTCTCCCGAACTCTAGAAAGGGCATGTGCGCGATATATGTGGAGTTACGTTGCACGTAGTATATATGTATAGGACGTGAGGCAGCATTAGCATGAAATGCAAAAGAGTGCTGCTCCAGTCATGGCTAATAACAATTGGGGGTTTGCGTCGCGAGATAACTGAGATCATTGGCGACGCCACAGCgcctgtggattgcttttgccgaCCTGGgcgttctttaacgtgcgatgaaagctctcCCTCGTAGAATACGAcgtgtcaaagcaacttgtGCCCTGCTACCAAGGCGGAGCGACCACGTTCGAACCCGCGATTTCGGGAttagaaggcgaacacgctaccgactaaGCCACCGAGACAGGTCCTGCCATTACTGTTTTCCTCCATTTGCACACCGTACTCTCCGTCCCCGCAAAGTACATCACTGCTAAACTTGCCGAGAGGCTGACGTCGTACCGGGGTTGAATACTGGccagtttcttcttttttttttttttgtaggcgGGGGGCAGCAGGAAGAGACGAAGTATGTTGCAGACTCCTGAGAAAGTGTGCTTCAAAAACTCGcaaacatcaacaacaacttcattgtgagatgatgaatggggagtttcatcgccagggggcgatactctaccccattgctggtggtgatgtggagaatgaaataatgagacccttcacaataaggatccaagtcctatggtgtcaAAAAGgtgaaaagagctttgagggtaGAGCGTTGTTGGACTGggtttggccagggaccaatcaacttagagagagagagaggggggggggcgagagttcAGATCATTAAGCGACCCGAAGAGTGCTGTTCGGAAatgttggtagtgtgggcagtgaagaagaatgtgctctagatcttctggAGTACCGCAGTGGCAGCATctaggagagtcaacttgtctcaagcggtgaCGCCACCTGAGCTCTAAAGCCACATCAggtcgcatccgatgaattaatgcagcatcttgacaagagttgtttcgtggcatgcggaaagcgagcgttggatcaactattctcaacatagatgggggagaatgtcaggtGTCCATTGGCGGGctgccagaggagtcacgaggcgtcgaagtacggagcGACGATCTCCTCTTAGCAGCGCAATACTcttccgtctccgagacgagagggctgcttctgtg carries:
- the LOC135375936 gene encoding uncharacterized protein LOC135375936, encoding MDRVKQKRGVLRAAITKLINEIDLLLQTTAPAADVLSTKLDILKSKEEMLQTLDQNIEESVPEEAFEQEVQGVLSYEEKICTAKSQITQKLRTYNRQLPRTDSSPSRVPHVQPMQNAAACRVRLPKIEISKFSGDLAEWTTFWDQFQSSIHTNESLHKVDKFRYLQSYLTGKAAAAISGLSLTNENYDTAIDLLKQRFNQRHLIVEEHLNRLLHLPPVVDAGKFVRLRELYDEVQVRVRSLQALDVGTKEYGIMLMSVLRKAVPREVTLEYNRKHKGAPSEGRTEVEDFMDFLKVEVESREKDTLLPDMQRNRAMNLDEPHSRTAPRDGRRLFERQTTGALTTGVTPQQLECLLCKAADHGIENCRSNLSVGDKKALLSREGRCFKCGKKYHRSRDCRTAPHLRCATCGGHHFTILCDRPGNYRAAEDPNPARLGVMASSALSTSDAAAATGPVLLQTARIWAETDRKRQFVRAMLDGGSQRTFIKESLSHELQCEPVGEEALSIFSFGCTPLKKTCRRVKVWLRSQYRRQDTCVEALETPEISANLMPSPDANVTRVLNEKGMEVADAAVLGTTCKPEVQILIGSDYYWAVVTGESQRISEKLFAVNTIFGWTVQGPNTSSSSCFNTGVGVLRVTVESTENETSVELQRFWDLEHIGIKPNEVEHDSLWKNEVLAQFRSSIEKKDRRYEVSLPWTDKKEELLPNLQAARTRLQSLTRRLMKDRVLMEEYDAAIRLYEQNGHAEKVPTGESDNVIYYMPHRAIIKRERETTKIRIVFDASSSSSNDPSLNDVLHAGPNLNPDMLHVMIKFRANTIALTADVEKAFLQIALAESDRDALRYLWYATTPKMGQPLPEIEALRMTRVPFGATSSPFLLAATLRHHFREMSDIFPSTCKILGESFYVDDLVTSVNTLQEARQLCEESVAIVEHCGMKLRKWATNDHQLREALRQQGDDCLSQQLESKVLGVIWDTRTDHLRVALRSVMDFLITADDTKRSLLQATARVFDPLGFLAPFVIRAKIMFQRVWQRELNWDDGLPTDVLEDWQRWRKELHQAKEIAIPRALKGTEEIHHQTLHVFCDASLLAYGAVVYLRTEYKNGACTVYLILAKARVAPLKRISLPRLELLGTLLGARLCDYVAACFPDRHGAILWSDSMIALSWIRGDAQRYKPFVANRISEIQSSRSISGWRHCPGEQNPADLLTRGR